One genomic window of Stieleria sp. JC731 includes the following:
- a CDS encoding bifunctional riboflavin kinase/FAD synthetase, with protein sequence MTIPAALHGCVATIGNFDGVHRGHAELLNQAKFLAGELQSPTVACVFDPHPIAILRPDAAPKRLSTITERARRMGRLEIDYLVVIQTSKELLGLTPEAFFESLIVNNLRCTGLIEGANFCFGKGRQGNVERLQDLCDQNDIQFRVAEMQCENEDVISSTRIRECLANGDVASAAAMLGIPHRVAGNVIRGDGRGNQIGFPTANIKVNEVVTPAPGVYAGWATLPNSRTHNQPIAAAVHIGESPTFGSGAPEQVEIHLLDFAGDLYNQDIAIDFVDRVRGIKKFSSVTELTTQLRQDVETCKRLLR encoded by the coding sequence ATGACGATCCCCGCTGCGCTACACGGGTGCGTTGCCACGATCGGCAATTTTGACGGGGTCCACCGTGGGCATGCCGAATTGTTAAACCAGGCAAAATTTCTTGCCGGTGAACTTCAATCCCCCACCGTCGCGTGCGTGTTCGACCCACATCCGATCGCGATTTTACGTCCCGACGCGGCCCCCAAACGACTATCAACGATCACCGAAAGGGCTCGACGGATGGGTCGGCTCGAGATCGACTACTTGGTTGTCATCCAAACGTCCAAAGAGCTGCTCGGACTTACCCCGGAAGCATTCTTTGAATCGTTGATCGTCAACAATTTGCGATGCACCGGCCTTATCGAAGGTGCAAACTTTTGCTTCGGCAAAGGTCGCCAGGGAAATGTCGAGCGATTACAAGACCTTTGCGACCAGAATGACATTCAATTTCGCGTGGCCGAAATGCAGTGCGAAAATGAGGACGTCATCAGCAGCACACGAATTCGTGAATGCCTAGCCAACGGCGACGTCGCTTCAGCAGCTGCCATGTTGGGAATCCCCCATCGTGTCGCTGGCAACGTGATCCGAGGTGATGGACGGGGCAACCAGATCGGGTTTCCGACCGCGAATATCAAAGTCAACGAAGTCGTCACGCCGGCACCGGGCGTGTATGCCGGATGGGCCACGCTGCCGAATTCTCGGACTCATAACCAGCCGATTGCCGCTGCGGTCCACATTGGGGAAAGCCCAACGTTTGGCTCAGGTGCACCAGAGCAGGTCGAAATCCATTTGCTGGATTTTGCAGGCGACCTCTATAACCAAGACATCGCGATCGATTTTGTCGACCGAGTTCGTGGAATAAAAAAGTTCTCATCGGTCACAGAACTGACCACTCAACTACGTCAGGACGTCGAAACCTGCAAACGCCTGCTTCGCTAG
- a CDS encoding ABC transporter permease, producing MTESIQTSASPWRFLGRLGPTYALLVVIGLFSILDYQFGSQSFFSARNARVVANSAALVAVPALGMTLIIIAGGIDLSAGTALTLCGTAIALAFRDYTVPVGHEDSTYWILCALGVGLAVGIGCGFVNGVIIAAGEIVPFIVTLGTMTIFLGIGQVIANESTVYPVSENLPDWLRHLCYTGSNSDRYWLDFLHVPSSALIAIVLGLAVAIVMHFTVFGRNIVAVGSNPATARLCGIRVGATTVLVYALAGVFVAVGALLYFANVKNGNPTDGMGKELEIIAAVVLGGGSLSGGRGSVLGTIVGALIIKTIGSGCTMLSIPNTYTHIIIGVIIIIAVLIDGLRSGKPKWLFDRIG from the coding sequence ATGACAGAGAGTATTCAAACATCAGCCTCACCATGGAGGTTCCTTGGACGACTGGGCCCGACATACGCGTTGCTGGTCGTGATCGGATTGTTTTCGATCTTGGACTACCAATTCGGTAGCCAGAGTTTCTTCTCAGCGCGAAACGCTCGTGTGGTTGCCAACTCCGCAGCGTTGGTCGCTGTTCCAGCGCTTGGGATGACGTTGATCATCATTGCCGGAGGGATCGATCTGTCTGCCGGTACAGCGTTGACACTTTGCGGCACGGCGATAGCACTCGCATTCCGTGACTACACGGTACCGGTCGGCCATGAGGATTCGACTTACTGGATACTGTGTGCACTCGGTGTTGGACTGGCCGTTGGCATCGGATGCGGATTCGTCAATGGTGTCATCATCGCTGCTGGAGAAATCGTGCCGTTTATCGTCACCCTGGGCACGATGACAATCTTTCTGGGGATCGGCCAGGTGATCGCCAATGAATCAACGGTCTATCCGGTGTCAGAAAACTTGCCTGACTGGCTGCGTCACCTGTGCTACACCGGCAGCAACTCGGATCGTTATTGGCTGGACTTTTTGCACGTCCCATCGAGCGCGTTGATTGCGATCGTGTTAGGGCTTGCCGTCGCGATCGTGATGCACTTCACCGTCTTCGGACGCAACATTGTGGCGGTGGGTTCCAACCCGGCGACCGCGCGACTTTGTGGGATTCGGGTCGGCGCGACCACGGTCCTGGTCTATGCCTTGGCGGGTGTCTTCGTCGCCGTCGGTGCCCTGCTCTACTTTGCCAACGTCAAGAACGGAAACCCGACCGATGGGATGGGCAAGGAGCTTGAAATCATCGCCGCAGTCGTGCTCGGTGGCGGCAGCCTGAGCGGCGGGCGTGGTTCGGTCCTGGGGACCATCGTGGGCGCGTTGATCATCAAAACGATCGGCAGCGGTTGCACGATGCTTTCGATCCCCAACACATACACACACATCATCATCGGCGTCATCATCATCATTGCGGTCTTGATTGACGGCCTGAGAAGCGGAAAACCCAAATGGCTGTTTGACCGAATTGGATAG
- a CDS encoding membrane or secreted protein: MKSFLRYSQKFLSAAVLFSLVLGTLTGHSVAQDPQDAYISGIDLLPESTAGVVRIPRLPDFCNAWQQTNLGQMIASKEMQPFVDAQRERALNYFDTLDRKIGLKAKDLYDIASGEVVFAWMAFENAKRPFSFCVIADTRGRQEDADAAGKQIDEELKAGGATRDDVSFGDETIRVYRTKPKPGQLKVEEIAISWNGDRFIAADREVVVKNLLAAVDDEELRQAFSKRESFVNAMKKSNDAIAQAKEESAKVCWEWYAEPFSMGRILREVFEYDRHDDLDIIELLEGQGFGVIEALGGVGAVNGDRFDILHRGVLLASGKLTKGARMLQPVNQPLPPVPAWPTADCGAFYRVNWDLETAFWSAESLVNAALGDDLFRPMLDGIRDDVEGPQVDFAKDFIPNLDDQILLITDNTKPVSPESDRMLVAVRIVNPDVVAEVIRKWMEVEPDAQKLDVAEFDVWQVEPGSGTSDDDLDADLAELGFGDDLEDDVDPLLNHWSIAVVRSEAEAYLMFSSHSEFLVKMGQRVLSAATGDGLDSTETCKSVTEAMKDLGAQEVFIDGVYQPHVSLRARYELLRQGKLKDSDSLLANLIRRFAEDEQENGQADPLKASLLPPFAEIESYLKGGGVYWSKSDEGWEMTGFLLKQ; the protein is encoded by the coding sequence ATGAAATCTTTTCTTCGATACAGCCAAAAATTCTTGTCGGCTGCCGTGTTGTTCTCGTTGGTGCTAGGCACACTGACCGGACATTCGGTGGCTCAGGACCCCCAGGACGCCTACATCAGCGGGATCGATTTGCTGCCCGAATCGACCGCCGGGGTGGTGCGTATCCCTCGGCTGCCCGATTTTTGCAATGCTTGGCAGCAGACCAATTTGGGGCAGATGATTGCCTCCAAAGAGATGCAGCCCTTTGTCGATGCACAACGCGAGCGGGCGCTGAACTACTTCGACACGCTCGATCGTAAAATTGGGCTCAAGGCGAAAGACCTGTATGACATCGCATCAGGCGAAGTCGTTTTCGCGTGGATGGCATTCGAAAATGCGAAGCGACCATTTTCGTTCTGCGTCATCGCCGATACGCGTGGTCGACAAGAAGACGCCGATGCTGCAGGCAAGCAGATCGACGAAGAGCTAAAAGCTGGTGGCGCGACTCGCGATGATGTCTCCTTTGGTGACGAAACTATTCGCGTCTACCGGACAAAGCCAAAGCCTGGTCAGCTAAAAGTTGAAGAGATCGCGATCTCTTGGAACGGCGATCGCTTTATTGCCGCTGACCGCGAAGTCGTCGTCAAAAACTTACTAGCCGCTGTTGATGACGAAGAACTGCGTCAAGCGTTTTCGAAACGTGAAAGTTTCGTCAATGCGATGAAGAAATCCAACGACGCGATTGCTCAAGCGAAGGAAGAGTCCGCGAAAGTATGTTGGGAATGGTATGCAGAGCCATTTTCGATGGGGCGAATCCTACGCGAAGTATTCGAATACGACCGACATGACGATCTGGACATCATCGAGCTGCTGGAAGGGCAGGGCTTTGGTGTGATCGAAGCCTTGGGTGGTGTCGGTGCGGTCAACGGCGATCGTTTTGACATTTTGCATCGCGGCGTCCTTTTGGCTTCCGGCAAGCTGACCAAGGGTGCGCGGATGCTGCAGCCAGTCAATCAACCGTTGCCTCCCGTTCCGGCTTGGCCTACTGCCGATTGTGGAGCGTTCTACCGCGTCAATTGGGATCTGGAAACGGCGTTCTGGTCAGCGGAATCGCTGGTCAATGCGGCTTTGGGCGATGACTTATTTCGTCCCATGCTTGACGGTATTCGCGACGACGTCGAAGGTCCGCAAGTGGACTTCGCGAAAGACTTCATTCCTAACCTCGACGATCAAATTTTATTGATCACCGATAACACCAAGCCGGTCAGTCCCGAGTCGGACCGAATGTTGGTGGCAGTCCGGATCGTCAATCCTGATGTCGTCGCCGAAGTCATTCGCAAATGGATGGAAGTCGAGCCCGACGCACAGAAATTGGACGTTGCCGAATTCGATGTCTGGCAAGTCGAACCGGGAAGCGGGACTAGTGACGACGACCTTGATGCGGATCTCGCCGAACTGGGGTTCGGAGACGATCTGGAAGACGACGTCGATCCGCTTTTGAACCATTGGTCAATTGCGGTTGTTCGTAGCGAGGCCGAAGCGTATCTCATGTTCTCCAGCCACTCAGAGTTTCTGGTGAAGATGGGGCAGCGTGTCTTATCTGCTGCAACCGGAGACGGCTTGGACAGCACCGAGACTTGCAAGTCGGTGACCGAGGCGATGAAGGATCTTGGTGCCCAAGAGGTTTTCATCGATGGTGTTTATCAGCCCCACGTTTCGTTGCGTGCTCGTTACGAGTTGCTGCGTCAGGGCAAATTGAAAGACAGTGATTCGCTATTGGCGAACTTGATCCGTCGCTTTGCCGAAGATGAACAAGAGAATGGCCAAGCGGATCCGCTGAAGGCTTCACTGTTGCCTCCGTTTGCGGAGATCGAATCCTATCTGAAGGGTGGCGGCGTCTACTGGTCCAAGTCAGACGAGGGCTGGGAAATGACCGGCTTCTTGCTGAAACAATAG
- a CDS encoding NAD(P)H-hydrate dehydratase, producing the protein MEVPCPPPLDQHQAWPTRSSDAHKGNFGRVLFVGGSRGMAGSIALSSIAALTTGSGLVTTAIPDRCLETVAGYHPGIMTVPLADDPHGCFADDAVVDFEPFDAIGCGPGMRTGNGATKLVERLWHHNQTPRVFDADAINIIAQQKWLRSPSLLHDQSSLVLTPHPGELQRLTGVSAKDRPGQIEAAKKLCEDFGITIVVKGGPTCVVSACGTSGNSASARSYLNNTGNPAMATAGSGDVLTGIITSLLGQGLQPFDAAKLGVYLHGLAGDCAAKKLGQPSVTCREIIGHLPEAILAIQ; encoded by the coding sequence ATGGAAGTCCCCTGCCCTCCTCCGCTGGATCAGCACCAGGCTTGGCCAACACGTTCAAGCGACGCCCACAAAGGGAACTTTGGTCGCGTGCTTTTTGTCGGAGGCTCACGAGGGATGGCCGGTTCGATCGCTCTGTCATCGATCGCTGCTTTAACAACAGGTTCGGGATTGGTGACGACTGCGATTCCCGATCGATGCTTGGAAACGGTTGCCGGGTACCATCCCGGGATCATGACGGTCCCTTTGGCTGATGATCCGCATGGCTGCTTTGCTGATGACGCAGTTGTTGATTTTGAACCGTTTGACGCGATCGGCTGCGGCCCTGGGATGCGTACGGGAAACGGAGCGACAAAATTGGTTGAACGGCTGTGGCACCACAATCAGACACCGCGTGTTTTTGATGCGGACGCAATCAATATCATTGCTCAGCAAAAATGGCTGCGTTCCCCTTCCCTTCTGCACGACCAGTCATCATTAGTTTTGACGCCTCATCCGGGCGAACTTCAACGGCTGACCGGCGTCAGTGCGAAGGACCGCCCCGGACAGATCGAAGCGGCAAAAAAACTATGCGAGGACTTTGGGATTACCATCGTCGTCAAAGGTGGCCCGACCTGTGTGGTGTCAGCATGTGGAACTTCAGGTAATTCAGCATCCGCACGATCGTATCTGAACAATACTGGAAACCCTGCAATGGCGACTGCAGGTAGCGGCGATGTCCTAACTGGCATCATCACATCGCTTTTAGGCCAGGGGCTTCAACCTTTTGATGCGGCTAAGCTGGGCGTCTATCTACATGGACTTGCAGGCGATTGCGCCGCGAAAAAGCTAGGGCAACCCTCCGTCACCTGTCGTGAAATAATTGGCCATCTGCCAGAGGCGATCTTAGCAATCCAATAA
- a CDS encoding DHH family phosphoesterase → MSILWKRFCDQISHYQSFVLVSHVRPDCDAIGSELGMAGILRKLGKDVRIINAHRVPPSLEFLDPAGTVEVLGDHVQADEISCDCFMILDTSAWVQLGDMADVIRNAKCDKMVLDHHVGEDQLGATMYKDYQAEATGTLVVAAADALGVDIDRKMATALFAAIATDTGWFRFSSVSSDTYRVIARLIDCGVVPAEIYGDLYERDTLERLKLRGLILSRTASELDGALVHTYVENRDFEAVGALHSDTEDSINLTLAVRNTKAALIFIEQRRGGFKISFRSRCDLDCNEVASKFGGGGHKAAAGAFQEGSLDDVRDRVLSAMKEELQRVL, encoded by the coding sequence ATGAGCATCCTTTGGAAACGTTTTTGCGATCAGATCAGCCACTACCAATCGTTTGTCTTGGTGAGCCATGTGCGGCCAGACTGTGACGCGATCGGTAGTGAACTGGGGATGGCTGGGATCTTGCGAAAACTTGGCAAGGACGTGCGAATCATCAATGCTCATCGCGTTCCACCTTCGCTGGAATTCCTAGACCCGGCAGGTACGGTTGAAGTTTTGGGTGATCACGTCCAAGCTGACGAAATCAGCTGCGACTGTTTTATGATTCTGGACACCAGTGCCTGGGTTCAGCTTGGCGACATGGCCGATGTGATCCGCAATGCCAAGTGTGACAAGATGGTCCTCGATCATCACGTCGGCGAGGACCAACTCGGCGCGACGATGTACAAGGACTATCAGGCCGAAGCCACTGGGACGCTTGTCGTCGCCGCAGCGGATGCTTTGGGCGTGGACATTGATCGCAAAATGGCGACCGCCCTATTCGCAGCAATCGCAACGGATACCGGTTGGTTCCGATTCAGCAGTGTCTCCTCTGATACTTACCGCGTCATCGCTCGACTGATTGATTGTGGGGTCGTGCCCGCAGAAATCTACGGCGACCTTTACGAACGTGACACGCTGGAACGACTCAAACTTCGAGGGTTGATTCTTTCACGCACTGCCAGCGAACTCGACGGAGCGTTGGTTCACACCTACGTCGAAAACCGAGACTTCGAAGCTGTCGGAGCGTTGCATAGCGATACCGAAGATTCGATCAACTTGACGCTCGCGGTTCGCAACACGAAGGCGGCTCTTATTTTCATCGAACAGCGACGTGGCGGGTTCAAAATTTCATTTCGCAGCCGCTGTGATCTCGACTGCAATGAGGTCGCATCAAAGTTCGGTGGTGGTGGCCACAAAGCTGCCGCAGGTGCGTTCCAAGAAGGCAGCTTGGATGACGTCCGTGATCGCGTACTCAGTGCGATGAAGGAAGAGCTTCAAAGAGTGCTGTAG
- a CDS encoding substrate-binding domain-containing protein, with product MARILPTALPFPPYLSAMKRINLLALCLVMLTAWTVGCSSDRSASDGKDVLRIAVIPKGTSHEFWKSVHFGAEKAAGEIGGVEVIWKGPVVESDTGSQIEVVKDMITRGVDGIVLAPNQKGGLVDAVDEAIGEGIPVVIFDSGLEKGPDIVSYVATDNFKGGQMAADAMAAALNEKGNVILLRYLAGSESTEQRENGFLDAIANYPEINVLSSDQYGGDNATEAKEKVDQLLQLHGDSLDGIFAVCEPNANGTLEAIKNAGQGGKIKFIAFDPSDSLITGLDNGTVHGIVLQDPVQMGYQSVKTIMAAINGKTAEEFQSTGEYLATPENMKDDEIQRLLKPQIVD from the coding sequence ATGGCAAGAATATTGCCAACCGCCCTGCCCTTCCCTCCTTATCTATCTGCGATGAAGCGAATTAATTTGCTGGCCCTCTGCTTGGTAATGCTGACGGCTTGGACCGTTGGCTGTTCTTCTGACAGGTCTGCCTCCGATGGCAAAGACGTTCTCCGGATCGCGGTCATTCCCAAAGGCACCAGTCACGAGTTTTGGAAATCGGTTCACTTCGGTGCCGAAAAGGCTGCCGGGGAAATCGGAGGCGTGGAAGTCATCTGGAAAGGCCCGGTTGTCGAAAGTGATACCGGTAGCCAAATCGAAGTCGTCAAGGACATGATCACACGCGGCGTTGATGGCATCGTGTTGGCTCCCAATCAAAAGGGTGGCTTGGTCGATGCGGTTGATGAAGCGATTGGCGAAGGCATCCCGGTGGTCATCTTCGATAGTGGTTTGGAAAAAGGCCCCGACATCGTCAGCTATGTCGCCACAGACAATTTCAAAGGCGGACAGATGGCGGCCGATGCTATGGCGGCGGCACTGAATGAAAAAGGCAACGTAATCCTGTTGCGATATCTTGCCGGTAGCGAAAGCACCGAACAACGCGAAAACGGATTCTTAGATGCGATCGCAAACTATCCCGAAATCAACGTACTGAGCAGCGACCAATACGGTGGCGACAATGCAACCGAAGCCAAAGAAAAGGTCGATCAATTGCTGCAACTGCATGGCGATTCGCTCGACGGCATTTTTGCGGTTTGCGAACCAAACGCCAACGGCACCCTCGAAGCCATCAAGAACGCCGGGCAAGGTGGAAAGATAAAATTCATCGCGTTCGACCCGAGCGACTCCCTGATCACTGGCTTAGACAACGGCACGGTCCACGGCATCGTTCTACAGGACCCGGTTCAGATGGGTTACCAAAGCGTCAAAACGATCATGGCAGCGATCAATGGCAAAACGGCGGAAGAATTCCAAAGTACGGGTGAGTACTTGGCCACGCCTGAGAATATGAAAGACGATGAAATCCAGCGTTTGCTCAAACCACAGATTGTCGATTGA
- the purB gene encoding adenylosuccinate lyase: MTQTASPSADTPYQNPLIERYASREMATLWGPQRRFRTWRDMWIALAESEQELGIDISDKQLDELRKFRTELNLDVAKEYERIRRHDVMAHVEAYGDQCPNAKGIIHLGATSCFITDNADVILIRDALQLVARRLAATIDAMANFAAQQRALPCLGFTHLQPAQPTTVGKRCCLWTYDLVLDLQEVEHRLNTLCARSAKGTTGTQASFLQLFGGDHDKVRKLERRVAEKMGFEQVYSVTGQTYPRKVDAQLLDALSGIAQSLHKIATDVRLLASRKEVEEPIEKHQIGSSAMPYKRNPMRSERICALTRYVISLQSSPAMTAATQWMERTLDDSANRRLVIPQAFLAIDASLVLMQNIASGFVVYPKTVAHNLAKELPYMETENIMMRAVEAGGDRQDLHERIRVHSRAVAERVNAEGLSNDMIDRLKSDPAFSAVEFNTDINPLDFVGRAPEQVDEFIAEQIEPIRKRYAETDSLSVEVTV, from the coding sequence ATGACCCAAACTGCCTCGCCATCTGCTGACACCCCCTACCAAAACCCTCTGATCGAGCGTTATGCCTCTCGTGAAATGGCTACCCTCTGGGGGCCTCAGCGGCGGTTTCGCACTTGGCGAGACATGTGGATCGCGCTCGCTGAAAGCGAACAAGAACTGGGAATCGACATCAGCGACAAGCAACTGGACGAGCTCCGCAAATTTCGCACCGAATTAAATCTCGATGTCGCGAAGGAGTACGAGCGAATCCGCCGCCATGACGTCATGGCCCATGTCGAAGCCTATGGAGACCAGTGCCCGAACGCCAAGGGAATTATTCACCTGGGAGCAACCAGCTGCTTCATCACTGACAATGCTGATGTCATTTTGATCCGCGACGCACTCCAATTGGTTGCGCGACGGCTCGCCGCCACCATTGACGCGATGGCCAACTTTGCGGCCCAGCAGCGTGCCCTGCCCTGCCTCGGGTTCACCCACCTGCAACCTGCACAACCGACCACTGTCGGAAAGCGTTGCTGCCTCTGGACCTACGACCTAGTCCTCGATCTGCAAGAGGTCGAACATCGGCTCAACACGCTCTGCGCACGCAGCGCGAAAGGGACCACGGGAACCCAGGCCAGTTTCTTGCAGCTATTCGGTGGCGACCACGACAAAGTGCGAAAACTCGAACGCCGCGTCGCCGAAAAGATGGGCTTTGAGCAGGTTTACTCCGTCACCGGCCAGACCTACCCACGAAAAGTCGACGCGCAACTGCTGGATGCTCTCAGTGGTATCGCACAAAGCTTGCACAAGATTGCGACCGATGTCCGATTGCTGGCTAGCCGCAAAGAAGTCGAAGAACCAATTGAAAAGCATCAAATCGGATCATCCGCGATGCCATACAAGCGGAACCCGATGCGAAGTGAACGCATCTGTGCCCTGACGCGTTACGTGATCAGCTTGCAGAGCAGTCCCGCGATGACCGCAGCGACTCAGTGGATGGAACGCACTCTCGACGACAGTGCAAACCGCCGCCTGGTGATCCCCCAAGCCTTCTTGGCGATCGATGCGTCGTTGGTATTGATGCAAAACATCGCCAGCGGATTTGTCGTCTATCCCAAAACGGTTGCACACAACCTGGCGAAGGAACTGCCCTACATGGAAACCGAAAACATCATGATGCGGGCAGTCGAAGCGGGTGGCGATCGCCAAGATTTGCACGAGCGGATTCGCGTTCACAGCCGAGCGGTTGCAGAACGAGTCAACGCGGAAGGCCTGTCAAACGACATGATTGATCGATTGAAAAGCGACCCAGCATTTTCGGCGGTCGAATTCAATACCGATATCAACCCGCTTGATTTTGTCGGACGTGCTCCCGAACAAGTCGACGAGTTCATTGCCGAACAAATCGAACCGATTCGCAAACGCTACGCGGAAACCGATTCGCTTAGCGTGGAAGTAACGGTCTAA
- a CDS encoding sugar ABC transporter ATP-binding protein produces the protein MSSLLEVHEISKRFGPTVALDKVCIDAKAGRVLALIGENGAGKSTLLKVLSGAHRADSGSMRLDNQRYSPSGPINARNHGVAIVYQELTLAPDLSIEDNLMLGRSGTSLGTLFRSAQRKRVRDAMDRVGLGHLSPKARTGDQSIATCQLIEVARALISDAKIILLDEPTSSLPAADVDRLFEIINQLRDRDLAIIYISHFLEEVRRVADDYAVLRDGCSVGSGQLSEITDDQIISLMVGRDVDDLFPKVPHDVGMPRLTLKNVSSNPMPSDVSLRIYEGEVFGVAGLVGSGRTELLRCLYALEPSYQGHVQLDGRSLPHRVGARRRAGFGLLSEDRKTEGLAQDLSVTENVCMGNHRSFSRLGVINLRLRKKETERLIRQVEVKAHSADQSVSELSGGNQQKVAFARLLAQEADVYLLDEPTKGIDVGTKAEMYRMIGELAVTGRTVVFVSSYLPELLSVCDRIGVMSRGRMTEIRKACDWTEEDLMAAALG, from the coding sequence TTGAGTTCGCTACTTGAAGTTCACGAAATCAGCAAACGGTTCGGACCGACTGTCGCGCTGGACAAGGTCTGCATCGATGCAAAAGCTGGACGCGTCCTCGCGTTGATCGGTGAAAACGGTGCGGGAAAAAGCACGTTGCTTAAAGTGCTTAGTGGTGCCCACCGCGCCGACTCGGGATCGATGCGATTGGACAATCAACGGTATTCGCCAAGCGGCCCGATCAACGCTCGCAACCACGGTGTCGCGATCGTCTATCAAGAGCTTACGCTGGCGCCGGACCTAAGCATCGAAGACAATTTGATGCTCGGACGTTCGGGCACCAGCCTGGGAACCCTGTTCCGCAGTGCGCAGCGGAAACGAGTCCGCGATGCGATGGATCGAGTTGGGCTTGGGCATCTTTCGCCCAAGGCTCGCACCGGCGATCAATCGATCGCCACCTGCCAACTGATCGAAGTCGCACGTGCGCTGATTAGTGATGCAAAAATCATTTTGCTTGACGAGCCGACCAGTTCGCTTCCGGCAGCCGATGTTGATCGCCTGTTTGAGATTATCAACCAACTTCGCGACCGTGACTTGGCGATCATCTATATCAGCCACTTTCTCGAAGAAGTTCGGCGGGTGGCGGATGACTATGCCGTGCTTCGCGACGGCTGCAGCGTCGGAAGCGGCCAATTGTCAGAAATCACGGACGATCAAATCATCTCGCTGATGGTCGGCCGTGACGTCGATGATCTATTTCCCAAAGTCCCACATGATGTGGGGATGCCACGGCTAACTTTAAAAAACGTTTCATCCAATCCGATGCCGTCGGACGTTTCGCTGCGGATTTACGAGGGCGAAGTCTTCGGGGTTGCAGGTTTAGTCGGGTCAGGACGAACTGAATTGCTGCGTTGTCTGTATGCGCTCGAACCGAGTTACCAAGGGCATGTACAACTCGATGGCCGAAGCCTTCCACATCGTGTCGGTGCAAGACGACGCGCCGGGTTTGGGCTGCTGAGCGAAGACCGCAAAACAGAAGGACTGGCGCAAGACCTTTCGGTGACTGAAAACGTCTGTATGGGCAACCATCGATCGTTCAGTCGCTTGGGTGTGATTAACCTGCGTTTACGTAAAAAAGAAACCGAGCGATTAATTCGGCAGGTCGAAGTCAAAGCGCATAGCGCGGATCAATCGGTATCCGAACTGTCTGGTGGCAATCAGCAAAAGGTTGCTTTCGCGAGGCTGTTGGCGCAAGAAGCAGACGTCTACCTTTTGGACGAACCCACCAAAGGGATCGACGTCGGAACCAAAGCAGAGATGTACCGGATGATCGGTGAGTTGGCGGTGACCGGACGCACGGTCGTCTTTGTCAGTTCTTATCTTCCGGAACTGCTGTCGGTATGTGATCGCATCGGAGTGATGTCTCGCGGTAGGATGACCGAGATTCGAAAAGCCTGTGATTGGACCGAAGAAGACTTGATGGCGGCGGCGCTTGGCTAA
- the larB gene encoding nickel pincer cofactor biosynthesis protein LarB, with protein sequence MIATNTVAAVSGCGSTPGIAGQSHNLASGKWAERLDSATIVAAILKHRHRQLRTPNQDIVALSNRTTFSTDQIAALLTDVATGRTSVNLAMEQLSGQLPKPKSADVPLTLDLDRQRRCGFPEVIYGAGKSADLIAEIIRRQRAADQDSLATRVTDEIATAVQQQVTGVRYNELARCLVSGAIAENAPQPLPPTTARMVRHVAVITAGSTDAPVAEEAIETLQWMRIPFRTFNDIGVAGPDRLLSAIPELRLATAVIVIAGMEGALPAAVGGHLAVPVFAVPTSVGYGATLGGLTPLMGMLSSCASNVAVVNIDAGFKAAYLSGLVIKGHDPMNASHDEEE encoded by the coding sequence TTGATCGCCACCAACACTGTTGCGGCGGTATCCGGATGCGGATCGACGCCCGGAATCGCCGGGCAATCGCACAACTTAGCTTCTGGCAAGTGGGCCGAAAGACTGGATTCGGCTACGATTGTTGCCGCCATATTGAAGCATCGACACCGCCAATTGCGAACCCCCAACCAAGACATCGTCGCATTGTCCAACCGAACCACCTTTTCTACAGACCAAATTGCGGCCTTGCTCACCGACGTTGCGACCGGACGCACCAGCGTGAATCTTGCGATGGAGCAGCTTTCGGGGCAGCTTCCCAAGCCAAAATCGGCGGACGTTCCGCTCACATTGGACCTGGATCGCCAGCGACGCTGTGGGTTTCCCGAAGTGATCTACGGGGCGGGAAAATCGGCTGATTTGATCGCAGAAATCATCCGCCGCCAACGTGCCGCAGACCAAGACTCCCTTGCGACACGGGTCACCGACGAAATCGCCACCGCGGTGCAGCAACAAGTCACCGGCGTCCGCTACAACGAGCTGGCACGATGTCTGGTTTCCGGGGCGATTGCCGAAAACGCCCCTCAGCCACTGCCCCCCACCACAGCGAGGATGGTGCGTCATGTGGCCGTCATTACCGCCGGCAGCACCGACGCCCCAGTGGCCGAAGAAGCAATCGAAACCCTGCAATGGATGCGAATTCCCTTTCGAACTTTTAACGACATCGGTGTCGCGGGTCCGGATCGATTGCTTTCAGCGATTCCCGAACTGCGTCTGGCAACGGCGGTCATCGTGATCGCTGGAATGGAAGGCGCATTGCCGGCAGCCGTGGGCGGCCATCTTGCGGTCCCGGTCTTCGCAGTCCCGACCAGCGTCGGCTATGGGGCGACCCTCGGTGGCCTCACCCCATTGATGGGAATGCTCAGTTCCTGCGCGTCGAACGTCGCGGTGGTCAACATTGATGCCGGATTCAAAGCCGCCTACTTGTCCGGCTTGGTAATCAAAGGACACGATCCGATGAACGCTTCCCATGACGAAGAAGAATAA